A genomic segment from Alkalibacter saccharofermentans DSM 14828 encodes:
- a CDS encoding transposase, with translation KYLNVKGVFPLPRIARIKAPDTVHHVMCRSISELTLFKNYKDKVKYLELLALYCEKFQCSILSYCLMDTHVHIQLDPRGSDMSKFMHGINLCYAQYYNKKYRRHGHVFQGRFLSRAVFDDVYNLVVSAYIHNNPKDIPDYRDAVHTYPYSSYGIYLGNYDYDFGLADPDFILSQFASNPKEAMVRYAEFVSSCNKVTQKEKYYELIDDYVKNDKYDYKSERVVIYRDYSPHEILNAVESALKTEIPNFINVKYNRSLSDARAVSTFLMRCLCDFTYKDICKTLGNITASQAANLCNKGYELIKSIPKYQNIYPEILDFIKPKAS, from the coding sequence AAATATTTGAATGTGAAAGGAGTGTTTCCTTTGCCACGCATAGCCCGTATAAAAGCTCCGGATACCGTCCACCATGTGATGTGCCGCTCCATAAGCGAGCTTACCCTGTTTAAAAACTACAAAGACAAGGTAAAATACTTAGAGCTTCTTGCACTGTACTGCGAAAAATTCCAGTGCAGCATACTCTCATACTGCCTTATGGATACCCATGTCCACATACAGCTAGACCCTAGGGGATCTGACATGTCCAAGTTCATGCACGGCATCAATCTTTGCTATGCCCAGTATTACAACAAAAAGTACAGAAGGCACGGTCATGTTTTCCAAGGCAGGTTCTTAAGCAGGGCAGTCTTTGACGATGTGTATAACCTGGTGGTATCAGCATACATCCACAACAACCCCAAAGACATTCCCGATTACAGGGATGCTGTACATACCTACCCTTATTCATCTTACGGAATATACCTTGGAAACTACGACTATGACTTCGGCCTGGCTGACCCAGACTTTATTCTATCTCAATTTGCCAGTAACCCAAAAGAAGCCATGGTAAGATACGCCGAGTTTGTCTCTTCCTGCAACAAGGTCACACAAAAGGAAAAGTACTACGAGCTCATAGACGACTATGTCAAAAACGACAAATACGATTACAAAAGCGAAAGAGTCGTAATCTACAGGGATTATTCTCCACATGAAATCCTTAATGCAGTGGAATCAGCTCTTAAAACTGAGATTCCCAACTTCATCAACGTCAAATATAACCGCAGCCTTTCAGATGCAAGAGCTGTATCTACATTTTTGATGCGCTGCCTCTGCGACTTCACATACAAGGACATCTGCAAGACTTTAGGCAACATTACTGCAAGCCAGGCAGCTAATCTTTGCAACAAGGGTTATGAGTTGATCAAGTCGATCCCCAAATATCAAAATATCTACCCGGAGATCCTAGATTTCATAAAACCTAAAGCTTCATAA